In the genome of Streptomyces globosus, one region contains:
- the lysA gene encoding diaminopimelate decarboxylase, whose amino-acid sequence MTAAVIPASAPGTDGLSVWPASTTRLAHGGLAVAGVDLAEVAERFATPVYVLDEGEVRERCRTYRAAFPEAEILYAAKAFLSRAMARWVQEEGLGLDVCSAGELELAVVAGFPPDRIVLHGNAKSPRDLDAALRLGVGRIVIDSPSEIARIAAAVGPDGRQKVMVRVVPGVTAGGHHKIRTGTDGQKFGLSLSDGSALHAVTRVLAQRRLELTGLHCHIGSQITEVKPYVTALRRMVGLMARIRDAHGRVLPELDLGGGHGIAYRPGEAALDITALARKLRGELVEACAAAGLPVPRLAVEPGRAVVGPAGVAVYRVLAVKHTGDTLFAAVDGGMSDNPRPALYGVRYAPRLIGRASTAAARTATVVGRHCEAGDVLAAGVELPGDVRPGDLIAVPVAGAYHLSMASGYNMVGRPPVVAVDQGTARLLVRRETLEDLRLRDLGG is encoded by the coding sequence ATGACTGCCGCTGTCATTCCGGCCTCGGCACCGGGTACGGACGGCCTCTCCGTCTGGCCGGCTTCCACGACCCGGCTCGCACACGGCGGCCTGGCCGTCGCCGGCGTGGACCTCGCGGAGGTGGCGGAGCGGTTCGCCACTCCCGTCTACGTCCTCGACGAGGGCGAGGTCCGCGAGCGCTGCCGTACGTACCGGGCCGCGTTCCCCGAGGCAGAAATCCTCTACGCGGCCAAGGCCTTCCTCTCCCGGGCGATGGCGCGCTGGGTGCAGGAGGAGGGCTTGGGCCTGGACGTGTGCTCGGCCGGGGAGCTCGAACTGGCCGTCGTGGCGGGGTTCCCGCCTGATCGGATCGTGCTGCACGGCAACGCCAAGTCGCCGCGCGACCTCGACGCGGCGCTGCGCCTGGGGGTCGGCCGGATCGTGATCGACAGCCCTTCGGAGATCGCCCGCATCGCCGCCGCCGTCGGCCCGGACGGGCGCCAGAAGGTGATGGTGCGGGTGGTGCCCGGCGTCACCGCAGGCGGCCATCACAAGATCCGCACGGGCACCGACGGGCAGAAGTTCGGGCTCTCCCTCAGCGACGGGTCCGCACTGCACGCCGTGACGCGGGTGCTGGCCCAGCGCCGGCTGGAGCTGACCGGACTGCACTGCCACATTGGCTCCCAGATCACCGAGGTCAAACCCTACGTCACCGCCCTGCGCCGCATGGTCGGGCTGATGGCCCGTATCCGCGACGCGCACGGCCGCGTGCTGCCCGAGCTCGACCTGGGCGGCGGCCACGGCATCGCCTACCGGCCGGGCGAAGCGGCCCTGGACATCACCGCGCTCGCCCGCAAGCTGCGCGGCGAGCTGGTCGAGGCCTGTGCGGCAGCCGGGTTGCCGGTCCCCCGGCTGGCCGTCGAGCCGGGCCGGGCCGTCGTGGGGCCGGCCGGGGTGGCCGTGTACCGGGTGCTGGCCGTCAAGCACACCGGGGACACGCTGTTCGCCGCCGTCGACGGCGGGATGAGCGACAACCCCCGGCCCGCCCTGTACGGGGTCCGCTACGCACCCCGGCTGATCGGCCGCGCCTCCACGGCCGCAGCCCGTACGGCCACGGTCGTCGGCCGGCACTGCGAGGCCGGGGACGTGCTCGCGGCCGGGGTGGAACTGCCGGGCGACGTCCGGCCCGGCGACCTGATCGCCGTGCCGGTGGCGGGTGCGTACCACCTCTCCATGGCGTCCGGCTACAACATGGTGGGCCGGCCGCCGGTGGTCGCGGTCGACCAGGGCACCGCCCGGCTCCTGGTCCGGCGCGAGACCCTGGAGGACCTCCGCCTGCGGGACCTCGGAGGGTGA
- a CDS encoding SAV_915 family protein — translation MCLFPYDDDPEPEERVPAGLLYVPVRPGTAGAVVRLFRTPLGARTAVGFTDPGRLTATLGAEHPWIRISEPALRAMSRPLGVDLLTVDPTFTAPAVTASLTSGSPAPAPRPRRASSPSAA, via the coding sequence ATGTGCCTGTTCCCGTACGACGACGACCCCGAGCCCGAGGAACGCGTCCCGGCCGGACTCCTCTACGTGCCCGTCCGGCCGGGAACTGCCGGGGCGGTGGTCCGCCTGTTCCGCACCCCGCTGGGTGCGCGGACCGCGGTCGGGTTCACAGACCCCGGCCGGCTGACGGCCACGCTCGGTGCGGAGCACCCGTGGATCAGGATCTCCGAGCCGGCGCTCCGGGCGATGTCCCGGCCGCTCGGAGTGGACCTGCTGACCGTGGACCCGACGTTCACCGCACCCGCGGTCACCGCATCCCTCACCAGCGGTTCCCCCGCGCCCGCCCCAAGGCCTCGGCGAGCCTCTTCGCCCTCGGCCGCGTGA
- a CDS encoding ABC transporter ATP-binding protein encodes MVSYACRTRSLTKRYGRVLALDGLDLSVPAGEVFGFLGPNGAGKSTTIRLLLGLARPTAGQAWIFGADAGDVAVTHRRLAYVPADVALWPRLTGAEILELLARTGPGSDRAYRDELVERFALDLSKPGRAYSTGNRQKVALVAAFATRAPLLVLDEPTSGLDPLMEREFRRAVREARDNGQTVFLSSHQLAEVEAVCDKVAILRAGRLVDVAAVTELRRLHRTEVTVCFDGPSPDLSRIPGVEAVEATGAASVRFTLTGPPRAALQALAAADVLSLTVREPSLEEIFLGYYGGEEA; translated from the coding sequence ATGGTCTCGTACGCCTGCCGCACCCGTTCCCTCACCAAGCGGTACGGCCGCGTCCTGGCACTGGACGGGCTGGACTTGAGCGTTCCGGCCGGCGAGGTGTTCGGCTTCCTCGGCCCCAACGGTGCGGGCAAGTCCACCACCATCCGCCTGCTGCTGGGCCTTGCCCGCCCCACCGCAGGCCAGGCCTGGATCTTCGGCGCTGACGCGGGTGACGTCGCCGTGACCCACCGGCGCCTCGCGTACGTGCCGGCTGACGTGGCGTTGTGGCCTCGGCTCACCGGGGCCGAGATCCTGGAGCTGCTGGCGCGCACGGGGCCCGGCAGCGACCGGGCCTACCGGGACGAGCTGGTCGAGCGGTTCGCTCTCGACCTGTCGAAGCCGGGCCGCGCCTACTCGACGGGCAATCGGCAGAAGGTGGCGCTGGTCGCCGCGTTCGCCACCCGGGCACCTCTGCTGGTGCTGGACGAACCGACCAGCGGCCTGGATCCGCTGATGGAGCGCGAGTTCCGTCGGGCGGTCCGCGAGGCCCGGGACAACGGCCAGACGGTGTTCCTCAGTTCCCACCAGCTCGCCGAGGTCGAGGCTGTCTGCGACAAGGTGGCGATCCTGCGCGCCGGGCGGCTCGTCGACGTCGCCGCCGTGACGGAGCTGCGGCGGCTGCACCGCACGGAGGTGACGGTGTGCTTCGACGGGCCGTCCCCGGACCTGAGCCGGATTCCCGGGGTGGAAGCGGTCGAGGCCACCGGCGCTGCCTCGGTGCGGTTCACCCTCACCGGGCCGCCGCGGGCTGCCCTTCAGGCACTGGCCGCGGCGGACGTGCTCAGCCTCACGGTGCGGGAGCCCTCGCTGGAGGAGATCTTCCTCGGCTACTACGGCGGGGAGGAGGCGTGA